A single Notoacmeibacter ruber DNA region contains:
- the leuB gene encoding 3-isopropylmalate dehydrogenase, translated as MMTKTLLLLPGDGIGPEAMAEVEKLVAVMNKEESAGFETEKGLVGGAAYDAHGAAISEDDMAKAMAADAVLFGAVGGPKWDDVPYEVRPEAGLLRLRKDMELFANLRPAICYPALASASSLKPDVVEGLDILIVRELTGGVYFGEPKEIIDLGNGQKRGIDTQVYDTFEIERIAGVAFDLARTRGNKVCSMEKRNVMKSGVLWNEVVSAVHKASYSDVELTHMLADAGGMQMVRWPKQFDVIVTDNLFGDMLSDVAAMLTGSLGMLPSASLGAPDAKSGKRKALYEPVHGSAPDIAGQGAANPIAMIASFAMCLRYSFEMVEQADRLEKAIADVLESGIRTGDIMADGCRKVSTSEMGDEIAAKYRELSA; from the coding sequence ATCATGACCAAAACTCTACTCCTTCTCCCGGGTGACGGTATTGGACCGGAGGCGATGGCCGAGGTCGAGAAACTTGTCGCCGTGATGAACAAGGAAGAGAGCGCCGGTTTCGAAACGGAAAAGGGCCTCGTGGGCGGTGCCGCTTACGATGCGCATGGCGCGGCCATCTCCGAAGACGACATGGCGAAGGCGATGGCTGCCGATGCAGTGCTTTTCGGTGCGGTTGGCGGCCCGAAATGGGATGATGTTCCTTACGAGGTCCGCCCGGAAGCAGGACTGCTGCGCCTCCGCAAGGATATGGAACTGTTCGCCAATTTGCGTCCGGCCATCTGCTATCCGGCGCTGGCCTCCGCCTCCTCGCTGAAGCCGGACGTGGTCGAAGGCCTCGATATTCTGATCGTCCGTGAACTGACCGGCGGGGTCTATTTCGGTGAACCGAAGGAAATCATCGACCTTGGCAACGGGCAGAAACGCGGCATCGATACGCAGGTCTACGACACGTTCGAGATCGAGCGTATTGCCGGCGTGGCCTTCGATCTGGCGCGCACGCGGGGCAACAAGGTCTGCTCGATGGAAAAGCGCAATGTGATGAAGAGCGGCGTCCTCTGGAACGAGGTGGTATCCGCCGTTCACAAGGCCAGTTATTCCGATGTTGAACTGACCCATATGCTGGCCGATGCGGGCGGCATGCAGATGGTCCGCTGGCCCAAGCAGTTCGATGTAATCGTGACCGATAACCTCTTCGGCGACATGCTTTCTGACGTCGCCGCTATGCTGACCGGTTCGCTCGGCATGTTGCCATCAGCCTCGCTCGGCGCGCCGGATGCCAAGAGCGGTAAACGCAAGGCCCTCTATGAGCCCGTCCACGGATCGGCTCCCGATATTGCCGGCCAGGGTGCAGCGAATCCGATCGCAATGATCGCCTCTTTTGCGATGTGTCTGCGCTATTCCTTCGAGATGGTCGAACAGGCCGACCGTCTGGAAAAGGCGATCGCCGATGTTCTGGAAAGTGGTATCCGCACCGGCGACATCATGGCCGATGGATGCCGGAAGGTCAGCACAAGCGAAATGGGCGATGAAATCGCCGCGAAATATCGCGAACTGTCCGCCTGA
- a CDS encoding glycosyltransferase family 4 protein, which translates to MQRTILIATDAAAPQINGVVRTMGIVTERLAAEGHIVETVGPSRFRTMALPSYPEIPMSFVTPGAMAKIARQFRPDHIHIVTEGPIGRAMRRACLRNGWHYTSAYHTRFPEYLRQRLPVPIGVSHSILRRFHSNAAATLVPTGSIADDLISHGYGNLQIWTRGVDRALFRPDRAIDLDLPRPIFLNVGRVAPEKNLEAFLALDLPGTKLVIGDGPQRAELERRFPEAVFLGAKTGIDLASHFAAADVFVFPSRTDTFGLVVLEALASGLPVAAFPVPGPKDVLEIAGPSAGVCDEDLEKAALAARDLGSVDPDAVLQSFSWQACADIFLNTLVPAGVSDAFRHKEPAVA; encoded by the coding sequence ATGCAACGAACCATTCTGATTGCCACGGATGCGGCTGCTCCGCAGATCAATGGTGTTGTCCGCACGATGGGAATTGTCACCGAAAGGCTTGCTGCCGAGGGCCATATTGTCGAGACCGTGGGTCCGTCACGTTTCCGCACGATGGCCCTTCCGTCCTACCCCGAAATTCCCATGTCGTTCGTGACGCCCGGAGCCATGGCGAAAATCGCCCGCCAATTTCGGCCCGACCATATCCACATCGTGACGGAGGGGCCAATCGGTCGCGCCATGCGGCGGGCATGCCTCCGCAATGGCTGGCACTATACAAGCGCCTATCATACGCGCTTTCCGGAATATCTTCGCCAGCGTCTTCCGGTGCCAATCGGCGTCAGCCACAGTATCCTGCGCCGCTTTCACAGCAATGCGGCGGCTACACTGGTGCCGACCGGTTCCATCGCCGACGATCTGATCTCTCATGGCTATGGCAATCTTCAGATATGGACGCGCGGCGTCGATCGAGCGCTCTTTCGGCCCGACCGGGCCATCGATCTCGACCTGCCGCGTCCGATTTTCCTGAACGTCGGCCGTGTGGCGCCCGAAAAGAACCTCGAGGCGTTCCTTGCGCTCGACCTTCCGGGCACGAAGCTAGTGATTGGCGATGGTCCCCAGCGCGCCGAACTGGAGCGTCGTTTCCCCGAAGCGGTCTTTCTCGGCGCCAAGACCGGCATCGATCTGGCAAGCCATTTCGCCGCTGCTGACGTCTTTGTGTTTCCGAGCCGGACGGACACGTTCGGCCTTGTCGTGCTGGAAGCCCTGGCGAGCGGTCTGCCCGTGGCCGCATTCCCCGTTCCCGGCCCCAAGGATGTGCTCGAGATCGCCGGTCCGTCCGCCGGGGTCTGCGATGAGGATCTTGAGAAAGCGGCGCTTGCCGCGCGCGATCTTGGCAGTGTCGATCCGGACGCAGTGCTTCAGTCCTTCAGCTGGCAAGCCTGTGCCGACATCTTCCTCAACACCTTGGTGCCAGCCGGTGTAAGCGACGCATTCAGGCACAAAGAGCCGGCTGTCGCCTGA